The region GGCATCAATACCGGCGGCTGGGGACTGCGGCTACGCACGGAAGACATTGCCAAATTCGGGCAGCTTTATTTGCAAAAAGGTGTGTGGAATGGCAAACGGCTCATTTCCGAAGCCTGGATTGCCGATGCCACGAGCAAAGAAGTTCAATCGAAAGGTGGCAAAGGCGATGCCAGTGTCAACGACTGGATTCAGGGTTATGGGTATCAGTTCTGGCGATGCCGCCACGACGCTTATCGGGGCGATGGAGCCTTTGGTCAGTATTGCATCGTGCTGCCCAACGAGGATGCCGTTATTGCAATAACATCCGAAACTGGGGACATGCAGGGCGTGCTCAATGCCATCTGGGACCATATATTACCGGCCCTCCAAGGCAAAGGGCTTCCCGCCGATAAAATTCAGCAGGCGGCACTGGTTCAAAAGCTTGGTTCATTGACCCTGCCCCCCGCTGCCTCGCAGACAAGTTCGTCCGTAGCCAGCCAGATCAATGGGAAGACGTTTGCCGTGGCCGATAATGCCTCGCACGTAAAAGACGTTTCGCTGACATTCGGCAAGGATGGCTGTATTTTCAAACTGAAAGACGAGCAGGGCGATCATCAGGTGCTGTGCGGCATCGGTCGCTGGCGCGAAGGAACGACTACGTTCTCGGTGGCCCCGCTTTCGCTGACCCCTACCGTCGTGCCGGGAGGCAACGTCAGAAAAGTGGCTGGTAGCGGTGGCTGGCAGGACGACACGACCTTCGTGATGCTGTGGCGTTTCACAGAGACAGCCCATTACGATAAGGTCATCTGCCGATTTGCGAAAGAGGGCGTTCAGGTTGAGTTCCAAAGCAGTCTGAGCATCCTGAACAAAACGAAAGACAAACGGCCCGTGCTGGACGGGAAAGTGGTGGCTTAACAAGGGACTGAACATGCAGAAGGGACAAACGCCATATCGCTGGAGATATGGCGTTTGTCCCTTCTGCATTTAACGATTCATTACTTTACAACAGCGCATCCAACCGAATAGGTAAATCCCTTACTCGGCGGCCGGTGGCGTGGAAAATGGCATTGGCAATGGCCGCTGGCATGCCAACGATACCAATTTCGCCAAGTCCCTTAATACCCAGTGGGTTAATAATCTCATCGTGTTCCTCCACGAAGATAACATCGAGGTCGTGAATGTCGGCGTTAACCGCGACATGGTATTCGGCGAGGTTGTGGTTCATGAACCGACCAAAATTATGGTCCATGACGCTCTCCTCCTCCAGTGCCTTACTGAGTCCCCAAACCATACCGCCCAGAATCTGACTGCGGGCCGTTTTAGGGTTCAGGATACGACCACCCGCTACGGCGGTCACGGCGCGGGTTACTTTCACCGTTCCAAGGTCTTCGTCGACCATCACTTCCACAAAAACGGCCGAGTGCGTAGCGCGTGAAAAATCTTTCAGCTTCAACGCATTGGGCAATCCCGTCGATGTTTCCCGAACGGCTTTTCCACCATTCATATCTACGAGCGCTTGCAGAGAAAGCGCTACCGACGGATCGCTTTTCAGCCGCATGTGCTTATCGGAGAAGGTAATATCGTCCCATTTCGCCCCTTTAAACGGCGAATCGGGCTTATTTTTCGCCAGCTTCAGCAAGCTTTTGCCCACTTCCTGACACGCATTCTGTACCGCCGTTCCAACGGTAGCCGCCGTCCAGGAACCGCCCGAAATGGGGGCTACCGGCATGTCTGTATCCCCTAGTTTGAACAACACATCGCTGATGGGTAACCCAAGTGTATCGGCGGCAATCTGGGTCATAATGGTGTAAGTACCCGTGCCAATATCGGCGGTGGCACTACTCACCCGAAGTTTTCCATTTACCATCAACACGGCTTCGGCACGGGCGGGCATCTGGTTGGCTTCCCACATGCCAGTGGCCATTCCCCAGCCAATCAGGTTATGATCCTTCTTCATGGAACGCGGCTCCATCTTACGGCTCGACCAGCCAAAGCGTTCGGCTCCCTGCTCATAACACGCCCGTAACTCCTTACTGGAATAGGGCTTGTTCTGGTTATAATCGTGATCGGTGTAGTTTTTCAGCCGAAACTGAAGCGGGTCCATGCCGAGGTTGTAGGCCAGTTCGTCCATGGCTACTTCCAGTGCCGACATCCCCGTTACGCCCCCCGGTGCCCGCATGTCGAGCGGACTGTATACGTCCAGCGGCACCAGATTGTACTCCAGCTTGACATTTTCGGGCGGGTAGAGCTGCCCACCCCAGTTTACGACGACCTCCGTGTAATCCTCAAACTTCGAGGTTTCACCCATCGCATCATGATAGAGGGCATTCATGGCTCCGTCAGACAAAGCCCCCAGCGCCACTTGCTGCACGGTGGCCGGGCGGTGACCGAACGTAAACATTTGCTGGCGCGTCAACGAAACACGCACCGAACGTTTCAGTTCGCGGGCCGCCATGACCGCCATAAACAACTGGTATTGCGGCCGCAAACCCGATCCGAACCCACCGCCCATGTAAGGCGAAAGTACCCGTACGTCGCTGAACGGCATGTTAAACACCTGCGTTACGTACAGAATGCTGTTCGTCACGCCCTGCGTTTTGTCGTAAATCGTCAGCTTGCCATCTTTCTCGTACGACACCGTCGTGGCAAACAGCTCCATGGGGTTGTGGTGTTCGGCTGCATGCACATACCGTCCGGCTATTTTATTCGGGTCTTCGGCATAAACCCGGTCA is a window of Spirosoma linguale DSM 74 DNA encoding:
- a CDS encoding beta-lactamase (PFAM: beta-lactamase~KEGG: bra:BRADO5532 putative beta-lactamase), giving the protein MNLNRRDFLRQLGFGAAGLAVASTLPATGWALPTKTGKLARSLPEAQGVAPGGLLDFVNTIEANKLNVHSMMVLRHGHVVAEGWWAPYAPQLKHTLYSLSKSFTSTAVGMAVAEKRLTVEDKVVSFFPNELPATVSDNLAAMRVKDLLTMSTGHDKDSTPALREGGNTNWIKAFLAQPVEHKPGTFFVYNSGATYMLSAIVQKLTGQPVVEYLKPRLFGPLGIEGEDWEVDPNGINTGGWGLRLRTEDIAKFGQLYLQKGVWNGKRLISEAWIADATSKEVQSKGGKGDASVNDWIQGYGYQFWRCRHDAYRGDGAFGQYCIVLPNEDAVIAITSETGDMQGVLNAIWDHILPALQGKGLPADKIQQAALVQKLGSLTLPPAASQTSSSVASQINGKTFAVADNASHVKDVSLTFGKDGCIFKLKDEQGDHQVLCGIGRWREGTTTFSVAPLSLTPTVVPGGNVRKVAGSGGWQDDTTFVMLWRFTETAHYDKVICRFAKEGVQVEFQSSLSILNKTKDKRPVLDGKVVA
- a CDS encoding aldehyde oxidase and xanthine dehydrogenase molybdopterin binding protein (PFAM: aldehyde oxidase and xanthine dehydrogenase molybdopterin binding; aldehyde oxidase and xanthine dehydrogenase a/b hammerhead~KEGG: mno:Mnod_2924 aldehyde oxidase and xanthine dehydrogenase molybdopterin binding), producing MSTPLVTNTIGKPISRVDGVDKVTGKAKYAAEFNVPDMAYGVVISSAIAKGKIKSFDASDALGLKGVLQVFTHENRPKLAWFDISYKDQDAPPGSPFRPLHNATIKYSGQPIALVVAETFELARYAATLVRVDYEELAHETDLEANLHKARKPKHGVADLLKPPPPKPRGDFDRVYAEDPNKIAGRYVHAAEHHNPMELFATTVSYEKDGKLTIYDKTQGVTNSILYVTQVFNMPFSDVRVLSPYMGGGFGSGLRPQYQLFMAVMAARELKRSVRVSLTRQQMFTFGHRPATVQQVALGALSDGAMNALYHDAMGETSKFEDYTEVVVNWGGQLYPPENVKLEYNLVPLDVYSPLDMRAPGGVTGMSALEVAMDELAYNLGMDPLQFRLKNYTDHDYNQNKPYSSKELRACYEQGAERFGWSSRKMEPRSMKKDHNLIGWGMATGMWEANQMPARAEAVLMVNGKLRVSSATADIGTGTYTIMTQIAADTLGLPISDVLFKLGDTDMPVAPISGGSWTAATVGTAVQNACQEVGKSLLKLAKNKPDSPFKGAKWDDITFSDKHMRLKSDPSVALSLQALVDMNGGKAVRETSTGLPNALKLKDFSRATHSAVFVEVMVDEDLGTVKVTRAVTAVAGGRILNPKTARSQILGGMVWGLSKALEEESVMDHNFGRFMNHNLAEYHVAVNADIHDLDVIFVEEHDEIINPLGIKGLGEIGIVGMPAAIANAIFHATGRRVRDLPIRLDALL